From the genome of Bacteroidota bacterium:
AATTTCTCCATTCCAGCGATCGTAAAAAGTCATGTTGACATTGGTCTCCGTTGGGTTGTGGGCCATGTCCAGAAGATTCACCTGCATGGTGGTGGAATTCAATGCCTGTGAAATAACCACATCGAGGGCTTGTTTGAAAGTTACTTCGTTTGTTGCGTCAAAATAGCGGCCAACGCATTCAAAAGTTTTTTTCCATGTTTCATCGATTCCCATACCGATGACAAATGGTTTTAGAAAAATTCCTTTTTTCTGAAGAGCCTGGGAAATAGCGCAGGGATCGCCGCCACATTCTTCAATTCCATCGGTTACAAGAATGATGATGTTTCGGGATGGGCTTTGAGGAAAATCATTTCCGCATAACTCAAGTGATTTCGCTATTGGTGTTGTTCCTTTTGGAACCAGGTTTTTCAATACTTGCTGAATACTTGAAATATTCCCTTTCGAAAATGGTACTTCCAGTCGGCTGTCATCGCAATCCTGTGGTGGATAAGGTTTCTGATGACCATACACACGAAGAGCGAGTTCAATGTTGTCAATGTAGCGGAGACTGTCAAGAACCTTGTTCATCAGTGAACGTGCGATATCAATTTTAGCACCGCTTTGCCATCTTCCATACATACTTTGGGAAGCATCGAAAAGGAATTCGATCCGCGTAAGGGTAGGGGTTTTTTGTTTTTTTGCCTGCTGGGAATAATTGTTCGACGTACATACAAAGAAAAACAAAAACAACACGACCATTCTTTTCTGAAGAAGTGAAATCGCAAGTTGTCTTAAGGTTTTATTTTGAAGCACAGTTTTCAATAAGTATGATTTGAAAAATCCCCCGGTTTGTATTTGTATTACCTGAGACAGAACGCATCAGAAATCTCCAAGCGTTTCTTCCAATTGCGCCAAAGCGGTTTTTGTTTGTTCCGGATTTGGAGCCACACCATGCCATTTATGAGTATGCATCATAAAATCTACACCCTGTCCCATTACCGTTTTCATCAGGATCATGACCGGTTTTTGTTTTCCCGTTCCGGATTTTGCTTTTGCAAAGTGTCCACTACTTCCTGCATGTTGTTTCCGTCCATTGTTAAAACTTCCCAACCGAAACTTTCAAATTTTGGTCGAAGATCACCATAAGGCATAACGTGTTCAATGGAGCCATCGATTTGCTGATTGTTCACATCCACTGTTACAATAAGGTTATCAACTTTTTTCGCTCCGGCATACATTACTGCCTCCCAGATCTGACCTTCTTCCATTTCGCCATCTCCACACAGGCAAAACACTGTACTGGAGTCACCATTCAGCTTTTTTGTAAGCGCTGCTCCGATAGCGACACTGATTCCCTGACCAAGTGATCCGCTTGCAACACGGATTCCCGGCAGCTTTTCATGTGTAGCCGGATGACCCTGAAGCCGGGAATTAATCAATCGGAAAGTAGAAAGTTCCTTGACCTCAAAATAACCTGAACGCGCGAGAACACTATAAAAGAGAGGGGAAATATGTCCGTTGCTCAGGAAAAACAGATCTTCTGTTTTACCATCCATCGAAAAAGCTTTCGGGTTGTGATTCATGATTCCGAAATACAATCCAACAAGAAAATCCGCACAACCAAGGGAACCGCCAGGATGCCCGGAATTGGCGACTGTAACCTGACGGATAATATCTCTTCTCACCTGAGAAGCAATTTTTTGCAATTCTTGAGTGCTGCGCATAGTTTGGAAATGTTTGGGGAATTCCGGGGATTTGAGAAGCACAAAAGTAGGTCTTCTACGTCACGGAACCGGTCAGGAAAGACCTGATTTTTCAAGAAAATATCAACAAATCAAAAACGCAGAGAAGCAATTTTTATTGAAAGAACTGAATGAGGAAAAACTGCCATTTATCAATATTCACCCATAAAATCATCCAGATCCCTGCGTTCCCGCTTGGTAGGTCTGCCTGTTCCGGGATCCCTGAAAATAGTAACTCTTGATGCCCTTGCCTTGTAAGCAGCGATTTCTTCCGGTGGGGTCAGATCTTCGGCATATTCAGGTACCAGTTTCGCGTTTAGCCTGTTTGAAGTCAGGTTCAGGACTTTCAGTGTTTTCACCAATCCGGTTCTTTTTAATTTAATTTCTTCGCCAATTTTAACATGACGGGAAGGTTTTACCGCTTGTCCCTGAATGATAATTTTGCCTTGTTCGCATGCTTTGGTAGCCAGTGACCGGGTTTTGTATTGCCGGACTGCCCAAAGCCATTTGTCTACACGTATTTGTGTTGGTGTTTCCATGAGTTTTCAAAGATAAAATATTCAATCAATCCGTATCTTTACACTCTCAATCATTTCTCTTTATGGCCTCAGATTGGATCAAGAAAAGATTTACGCATCAGTTTGTACTTGTTGCATTAATAATTACAACCGCTCTCATTGGGTATACACTTCGGTCATTTCTGGATGCCATTCTTGGAGCAATAATTCTCTATGTGTTGTTCCGTCCAATGATGCGCAAATTGTTGGAGAAACGAAAATGGAAACCCTGGCGTGCAGCGATGTCCATCATTTTACTTTCTCTTGTTCTGGTGATGATTCCGATTTTGGCTATGAGTTATATGATCATTCCGAAACTCTCGATTTTTTTTAATGAAGGATCTATCACCATGAAAGTTCTGAAAGATGCGGACATTAGTTTTCAGCGTATGACCGGATTTCGGCTATGACCACTGGCAACATCGCTAAACTTCAGTCGGAAGCTGCAGGATTCATCACGAATTTTCTTGGGGAATCAATGATCATTCTTACCAATATTCTGCTTTTGTTTTTCTTTTTTTACTACATGCTCATCAATACGGGAAAGCTGGAAAAATTATTAGAGGATTACCTTCCTTTCTCACAGGATAAGCTTTCTCGATTTTCGAAAGAGCTGGAATCACAAACATTTTCGAATGCATTAGGATCGCCTTTACTTGCCATCATTCAGGCAGGGGCGGCAGCTCTCGGTTATTGGATATTCGGCTTACCTGATCCGTTGTTTTGGGGAGTAATGACAGGATTCTTCTCTTTTTTTCCGGTGGTCGGGTCCATGCTGATCTGGTTGCCTGCAGCCATTTATCAATTGTCCGCAGGGCAAACATGGCAGGGAATAGCAATAGGAATATTTGGTGTCGCGATCATCGGAACCATTGATAATATTTTCAGGTTTATTTTTCAGAAAAAATTCGCGGATGTACATCCGATTATCACCATTGTGGGAGTGATTAGTGGATTACAATTGTTTGGAGTATCCGGGATTATTTTTGGTCCGTTATTGTTATCCTACTTTTTAATTCTCCTGAAAATATTCATGGAAGAATATCTGACTAGCTGAAATTAGTTTAAGGAAAGAGTAAGTCAGGAACGGAGCCCACAAAAATTATTTCCTGTCCGCTGCAGAGAAAAGATCAGCTTTCGATTTTGGCCTCTTATTTTCAAGCCAGGAAAATCCTTTTAGTCGAAGTTCAGTTGTTGCAAGCTCATGAATTGGATACATGGTACCGTCGGGATCGTTTTGCAGCGTAATTGTTTTCACTTTGCTTTTATCCACGAAAATGATCATGTCACTACAATCTGCCCGGTTTACTGCGAAGTTCTGTTCTCTTTTATTCTTGGCGTAATAGATCGTCTGGCCGTTTCCTTCTACATTAATTCTAACCAACTCATTCTTTTCAAAAACCAGTCATCCGTTTTCCCCTGATCTGATTGAATTTAAGTGAGTCCGGAATTTCCAGGAGACACTGTCAGCCCGTGAAGTAATAAAAGAATTATTCACCAGATGAATATGCGTAATTTCGGAATTAGCGGTCTGGAGAGTAACAGAATCAGCAGTCAACTGGTTGAGTCCCGACCAAAGTACCGGTTGATAAAACATTCGGATTGTTGAATCTCTGAAATTATAAACAAGTGAATCACAGGAACCCTGAAAATCAGGTTTAAAAAGTCTGACATCGTGGAAGGCGTACATGTTTCTTTTAGATGCGGCAGTATCTCCATTGATTTTTTCGCCAACGGCGAGCAGTGTATCCGCATGTAAAAAAAGAGTATCTGTTGTAAAATCTGCGACATCAATGCATGTCCTGTGACCCAGGAGGAGTCAGTGACTTCGTGATGTTCACCATAATCTCCACCGATAATAATTTTATTTGTTGTATCTTCAATTGAAACGTTTCCAAAGACGCGGCCGATTCCGGAGTTTCTGTCATAGAGTACAGAATCACCACGCAACAGTTGTGTTTCAGTTTGCAGATAAGCGTTTTTATGAAATGAAGATGTCTGCTTGATAGTATTGTACCAACCACTTTCACAATAGATCACATTTTTGCTGAATGCAACCAGGTAGGTCCAAGAAA
Proteins encoded in this window:
- a CDS encoding VWA domain-containing protein, producing MKTVLQNKTLRQLAISLLQKRMVVLFLFFFVCTSNNYSQQAKKQKTPTLTRIEFLFDASQSMYGRWQSGAKIDIARSLMNKVLDSLRYIDNIELALRVYGHQKPYPPQDCDDSRLEVPFSKGNISSIQQVLKNLVPKGTTPIAKSLELCGNDFPQSPSRNIIILVTDGIEECGGDPCAISQALQKKGIFLKPFVIGMGIDETWKKTFECVGRYFDATNEVTFKQALDVVISQALNSTTMQVNLLDMAHNPTETNVNMTFYDRWNGEIKYNFIHTLNSKGNPDTLVIDPLPIYKIVVHTIPSVSLDSVVLTPGKHTIVGIDAPQGFLTLKFDGTSEIKKPLAVVRQHGEMKTLNVQDFNTTEKYIVGKYDLEILTLPRINLENIDISQSKTTTLQIPRPGMVTIISNNQGYGSLYVEDKGNLKWIYNLDDNLNKETIVLQPGKYHVVYRSKNSKESIYTIEKDFSIVSSESNIIVLNQ
- a CDS encoding RNA-binding S4 domain-containing protein; this translates as METPTQIRVDKWLWAVRQYKTRSLATKACEQGKIIIQGQAVKPSRHVKIGEEIKLKRTGLVKTLKVLNLTSNRLNAKLVPEYAEDLTPPEEIAAYKARASRVTIFRDPGTGRPTKRERRDLDDFMGEY
- a CDS encoding AI-2E family transporter, which encodes MTTGNIAKLQSEAAGFITNFLGESMIILTNILLLFFFFYYMLINTGKLEKLLEDYLPFSQDKLSRFSKELESQTFSNALGSPLLAIIQAGAAALGYWIFGLPDPLFWGVMTGFFSFFPVVGSMLIWLPAAIYQLSAGQTWQGIAIGIFGVAIIGTIDNIFRFIFQKKFADVHPIITIVGVISGLQLFGVSGIIFGPLLLSYFLILLKIFMEEYLTS